From a single Jatrophihabitans sp. genomic region:
- the hrcA gene encoding heat-inducible transcriptional repressor HrcA — protein MNVEERKLEVLRAIVEDFIATNEPVGSKAIVDRHNLGVSPATIRNDMAALEDEGLIHQPHTSAGRVPTDAGYRMFVDRLTSLKPLTAAERRAIEKFLDTAVDLDGVLQNAVRALAQLTRNVAVVQYPSLSRSRVRHMETVLLSPSRLMLVLITDTGRVEQRVIELPDPVEPDDVAELRTTLNAKLRDQRLADAPAIVAELPATVPGHLSGLVNILSAVLLEALVEHPSERVVLAGSANLTERSLDFPAIRPVLEALEEQVVLLRLLDQQSSTSGQVLVRIGGENSYEGLQTTSVVSAGYGPSGMSLGGVGVLGPRRMDYAHTMARVAAVARYVGDLLAEG, from the coding sequence GTGAACGTAGAGGAGCGCAAGCTCGAGGTGCTGCGCGCGATCGTCGAGGACTTCATCGCCACCAACGAGCCGGTCGGCAGCAAGGCCATCGTCGACCGGCACAACCTGGGCGTCTCGCCGGCGACGATCCGCAACGACATGGCGGCACTGGAGGACGAGGGCCTGATCCACCAGCCGCACACCTCGGCCGGCCGGGTGCCGACCGACGCCGGCTACCGGATGTTCGTCGACCGGCTCACCTCGCTGAAGCCGCTGACAGCGGCCGAGCGGCGGGCGATCGAGAAGTTCCTGGACACCGCGGTGGACCTCGACGGGGTGCTGCAGAACGCTGTCAGGGCGCTGGCCCAGTTGACCCGCAACGTCGCCGTGGTGCAGTACCCGTCGCTGTCGCGGTCCCGGGTCCGGCACATGGAGACGGTGCTGCTGAGCCCGTCCCGGCTGATGCTGGTGCTGATCACCGACACCGGACGGGTGGAGCAGCGGGTCATCGAGCTGCCGGACCCGGTCGAGCCAGACGACGTCGCCGAGCTGCGCACCACCCTCAACGCCAAGCTGCGGGACCAGCGGCTGGCCGACGCGCCGGCGATCGTGGCCGAGCTGCCCGCGACGGTGCCCGGGCACCTGAGCGGCCTGGTGAACATCCTGAGCGCGGTGCTGCTCGAGGCCCTGGTCGAGCACCCCTCCGAGCGGGTGGTGCTGGCCGGCTCGGCCAACCTGACCGAGCGCTCGCTGGACTTTCCGGCGATCCGGCCGGTGCTCGAAGCCCTCGAGGAGCAGGTGGTGCTGCTGCGGCTGCTGGACCAGCAGTCCAGCACCTCCGGGCAGGTGCTGGTGCGGATCGGCGGCGAGAACAGCTACGAGGGGCTGCAGACCACCTCGGTGGTGTCGGCGGGCTACGGCCCCAGCGGCATGTCCCTCGGCGGGGTGGGGGTGCTCGGGCCGCGCCGGATGGACTACGCGCACACCATGGCTCGGGTGGCAGCGGTGGCCCGGTATGTCGGAGATCTGCTGGCCGAGGGCTGA
- a CDS encoding type II toxin-antitoxin system VapB family antitoxin, whose product MIFKAVRDSRPYPDHKFSTRDWANVAPRPVRLDELTTTKRELALDKLLDEDSTFYGDLFPHAVQWDGELYLEDGLHRAVRAALQQRHTLHVRVLDLDELRPKKRP is encoded by the coding sequence GTGATTTTTAAAGCGGTACGGGACAGCCGGCCCTACCCCGACCACAAATTCTCCACCCGCGACTGGGCCAACGTCGCGCCGAGGCCGGTGCGCCTGGACGAGCTGACCACCACCAAACGCGAGCTGGCGCTGGACAAGCTGCTCGATGAGGACTCCACCTTCTACGGCGACCTGTTCCCCCACGCCGTGCAGTGGGACGGCGAGCTCTATCTCGAGGACGGCCTGCACCGGGCGGTCCGGGCGGCGTTGCAGCAGCGGCACACCCTGCATGTCCGGGTGCTCGACCTGGACGAGCTCCGGCCCAAGAAACGCCCCTGA